GCCCCTCACTTGCCTCTGTTGATAACTAATTGAGCCAAAAGTTCAAGACCTCCTTGGACCGACGGTTCTGATTTCGCAACGTAAAAGAGGCAGCTGTGCAAAGtcagcagccgcagccgcagcttGAAAATTGATTTCCAACTGTTCCCTGCTGCGTAGTAAAAGAAAAACCCCCACTCCGCCCCCTAGAAAACGCAACCTCCCTGCTAAACCGATTGTAAAAACCCTTTCCGCCCACAGGATTGCCGAGATGCACTCGCGATACTTTGTCCTGCAGAAGCGACGTGGTCACGGGGAATCCCGCGGCTTCGGATCCATGCTGGTGGGCACCTACGACAGCGTGATGAACACCAAGCCGGCTCCCTATCGCATCCTCCACCAGACGCCCTCGTCGGAGGTGTCTTACGGTAGGTTCAGGCACTCGTACTCATCCGCTTTATCAGTTCCAGTTCCTCGAGTCTAGGCCCAGCTATATGTGACCGTGAATCATCGGGCTTCGCCTCGCTTTTATGGGAGTATGCCAATATTTCTTTCATCTACGGTTCCCTCGCAGCGCTTACGTAAACGGAGAACGAGGCTGATTACAAAAGCTGCGGAGGCTGGCTCGTTTCTTTTGTTACTTAATTTGCTTTATATTAAGAAAGGAAGCTTGAAGTAGGAGACTGGGAATATCAGAAACCTCGGGGTACTCTTACAAAGCATATAGAACTTTTAAGTTTCGGTTCCTTTTCCATGTTAAAAATCCCCGCaggcttaaaaatatttccactGTCCTACAATCTTACTTTGATTTCATAATGTGTAAAACTACAAAGCTTTACTGATATGGGGTTTTGAGCAGTGAGGGTATATAGTGTAATATCAAGCGATAAGACGAAAATAAGAAACATTTTGGACATTTAATTACCACACACGGTTTTGATTTAATGTGTACATATAACCCTTTATCTTATCTactttatttgataaaataattgaTCATTTACCGCCCGTTCCCCGCAGAAATCGCCATTGGCATCACCCAGGATGAGATAGTCAAAGACTGGGAATGGCTGCAGGCCAATCTCTTCAAAGTGCTGGACGAGATGGAGAACGAGGACGAGGTGACCAACTTCACCATATGCAAGATCCAATCTCTGTACACGCAAAACAATCAAGATGACTCCGGCGAATCAGCCGACTTCAAGGTGATGAAATCGAAGTTCAGGCAGATTTTCAAAATGCCCGAGGAAGAGCGACTAGTTAACTCCTACTCGGCCACGTAAGTTTCGAAATTCTTTTAACAGTCGTAAAGAAAGCTCACTCGATATTTGATTTTAGATATGTGAAGAACAAGATCCCGAGACAGGGTCAGCTGTACATTTCTCTGAACCACGTCTGCTTCTACTCGTACATGCTGGGTCAGGAGATAAAGCGCATTATACGCTTTGCGGAGCTGGAGGACATCAGCCGAAATGCGAATACCATCTATCTGAAGACCACCAACAACATGACTTACAACTTTACAATGCTCTTCAACGCCAGCGAGGCGCACCAGTTGATCGAGCAGCTCAACAAAATGGCCATTCAGCAACTGATCCATGATCCCGACAGCCCAGTGGTGGACCACGACACTTCGAATTTTGCACGATTGGGTGCCAAGACATCCAAGAAGCCCGTGCTGCTGAGGGATCTAACAGCTCGACAGAAATCCGAGGAGTTTCGCATCTATTTTCGACTGCCACAGTCGGAGATAATCGATGGCAAGATTAAGGCAAACATCTGGACGCCATACTCAAAGCGGTTCAATTCCGGCTTTATCTATCTATCGCCGAATTTCTTTTGCTTTCGTAGCGATGTCAAGGATTTGGTCAGCGTGGTCATACCCATGAAGACCATTAAGGTGAGCAGTGGGCCTCTTTTTCATTaggaaatttcattttaatatctTTATTGTAGAGTGTGGAGAAGAAGGATGATGGACAACAGCGGTTCGAAAACCAAATTGTCATCATTACATCAGAGAATGTGCCTTTCATGTTTGCTCATATCGTAGACAGAGATGTGCTGATCTCCAAGATCACAGATCTTCTCGCACGGATTCATGTGTATGTATAGTGGTTTAAACATAAGATCAgtaattacaattatttcCCTTAGTCCTGTGAGTCGCGAACGGGCCAAGTATGATATTTCGTGGAGCAAGCAGACCGCTCTGATGAACACATTTAAGACCCAGTTCAGCTCGGAGATCATTCAGAAACAGGAGGAAAAGATGGTGCGCTGGGAGGCGCATTTCcgggactttggacgcggcatCGGGATGTTCCGCACCACGGACGTGATAAATCTAATAGTGGAGGGCATTCCCGACAAGCTGCGTCAGGAGATCTGGCTGATCTTCTCCGGGGCGATTCACGACAAGGAGATGAATCCCGGACTGTACGAGGATTTGGTAGAGAAGGCGGCATGCATTAAGAATTGCTTTGCCCATGACGAAATCGACCGGGATTTGCCAAGATCACTTCCCGAGCATCCGGCATTCCAAAGCACCGATGGCATTGGAGCCCTGAGAAGAGTCCTGCAGGCCTATGCGCTGCGCAACCCGCAGGTGGGCTACTGCCAGGCCATGAACATTGTGTCGTCCGTGTTCCTGCTGTTCTGCGACGAGGAGAATGCCTTCTGGATGCTGGCCAGCCTGTGCGAGAACCTACTGCCGGACTACTACAAGGACAAGGTGGTGGGTGCCCAGATCGACCAGGGCGTGCTCAACGAGTTGGTGGAGACGCATCTAGCCGACTTGCATGGCCACCTGGAGCAGCTCGGTGTGATCAAGATGATCTCCATCTCCTGGTTCCTTACCATCTTCATGAGCGTGATCAGCTACGAGAGCTCTCTGCACATCCTGGACTGCTTCTTCTACGAGGGCGCCAAGATCATCTTCATGATCTCGCTGCAGATCATCGAGTGGAACAGGGATAAGCTGTTGCAGTGCCAGGATGATGGCGAAGCCATGCTAGTACTACAGAACTACCTGGAGGGGATCTACAACCCAGAGTACCAGGTTCCGCCCACGACGGACAAGCGGAAGCAGGAGCGTAAAGTCCAAACTCAAACGGTACAGACTCTGATTCACGAGGCGTACACCAAGTTCGGCGAGGAGATAACCCAGCAACGCATCGAGGAACTGCGCAATAAGCATCGTCGGTTGACTATGCGGCAATTCGATATTGACAACGAGAAGACCATTGTAAAGGCCTACGTCCAGAATCCCTATTTCAGTCGCAGTGAGCTGCACATGCTGCTTACCATTATCCGGGAAGAAAAGCATGCCCTGAAATccctgcagcaacagcagcagaaagTGCAATGTCCCCTGTCGGAGATGCCACAGCTGGTGCCGCAGTCGCCCAACAGAGCTATCCACGATGCGGGCACCTCTGGCAGCAGGTACGAGGCGTACAGTGTTAACTACGAGGTGTTCCACACACTTTTTACGGAGCTAACACCATGGCGGAAGTGCGTCAGCGTAGACATTGGCGAGAAGTTGTTCAGGGTGAGTTATTGGTCGGAGTTTGATTTGGAATGGCTCAATAAGTTTTTATGTTCTTCCTCCAGCTCACAGATAAGAGAGGCACTGGTTTTCTTGACTTTGGCCAGCTCATCAATGCCTTGGGCCTGGTCTGCTCCAACAAGAACATGGAGAAGCTGAAGCTGCTGTTTGTGCTGCACCTGCCGCCTCTCTTGTCCAAGGCGGAGATTGAACGATCTCGTCGCCCGCGTCCTCGCACCAAAGACGATGCCGAGGAGGCCTTTGAGGCGGAGGATTTCTTTGAGTGAGTGCTTTACTCGATGGAAAACCAATCAACAGCAAGTTGAGCCTCGTGTATTTGCAGCAACGATGCCTCAGAGTCGATGGAGGCGCTGCCCTCGCCCTCGGATCACAACTTTGATGCCGACGACTTTGCCCTGATCAGTGCCACCCAGCACCTACACAACCTGGCCGGAATCTCGGGCAACACGTTCATGGACCTGTCGCGCACGCCCAATCTATCGCTGAACTCCAACACCTCATCGTTGGCGCAGCCCAGCTCAACCTTCTACGTGGACCTGCCGGCTCTCCAGGGTACTGCACCATCCACAGATGCTGGGCGGGACGAAGACGGGCTCCAGAGAGAGCTTCGCCAGCAGGGCCGTTACGAATCGATTGACACCTTTTCGGATATTTCAGATCTGGGAGCGGCTCGCATGACGCCGCCCGGAGCGGGAGCGGATGCGGCAGCTGGAGCAGCCTCGGCTGCGGCCGCCGATCACATGCTTCTGAATGTCGAGACTATATCGAATTTCTCACAGATCAGCGACCTGGTTGCGGCCACGCGGCTAGAGCGCGCCGACTCGAATGCCACGGACTCGCGGAGCCTTGGCAGTCTTGGCTATCTGCTGGACCAGCCGGACGAGGGTGCGTCCAGCTCGCAGCACAGCATTCCGCACATGCGCAAGGAGAATTTCCAGCTGTTGTGGCGCAGCATCATAGAGATAATGGGTCTAGTCCAGGATGAAGAGATGCAGAGGGCTTGTAAGTAAACGTTAAGATAGTGAGGGTTCCTAATTAAAGCTTTCTTTGCTTTGCAGATGAGAATCTCTTGGAGCTGGGTAACAGCAACATTAAGAAGGAGCCCAGCCTGGAAAGTTTTACCCAGCTGAATATGGGAGGCGATGAGGTAAGTcgtgcttttttttttaaaaggctATAAATGACCCTGAAAAACTTACGTCCCCCAGCAACCGGATAGCAATGGCAATCCCACCACACCCGCAGCAGAACCCATTGGCACCACCCGCCTCTTTGTGGCcctggaggaggagctgcgcCAGGCGAGCGGCAAGGCCAGGACCACAACGACCAGCAGcggcgacagcagcagcagtagcacaAACATTTCCGAGTCCTGGCACATATCCATCAGCCAGTTTATCGCCACGGTCCTGACCGTAAACAGCATTGTCAGAGGTTTCCAAACACCCATCCAAATAAGCGAACAGATCGAGCAGCTGCAAAAGAAGCGGCGCAAGTGTCTGTCCACCAACTACTGAATACCCTTAGTCCCTATGGTGTACCCCACCCTAACCCCGCTCCCAACCCTAGCCACAAAACTGTATTAGCCATATATGAGAGCCCGACCCATCCTCGTGCAATGCGGCAAGCTTTCAAACGTATCcatgttttatgtatgtatattgtATTGCCTCTACCTTTAAGTTAAGACAATTGTTTGTGAATATAATTCTATTATTCCTATTATACAACGCAGTCATATATAAATAACGATGGATGCCGGTTTTTTGTACATACGTGATGTACTTTTCGGATGGGTCatcaagaatataaaatattttcaaagggATTGCGATCCACCTATTTACATGAAACCCTACTCTTCCATGGCTACCTGCTGCGAGGCCCTTCTGTTCGCCGACGCGTGTTGTCGCTCGTGCTCTGCCGTTCGCACCAGACACTCCTCGTACGTCCACTTGGGGAAAACGCGCTTGTACAGGTACATGAAAGCAGTGTCATAGGACCGCAGCTGGCCATCAAAGTAGCACTTCATGTGGCCGTGCGTGCCCAGCGACTCCTTGATGTGTCCCAGCCGACCGCACTTGGTCCTTAGTTTCACCGGCTTGAAGTACTCTACATCCTCCTTGTAGAAGAACATGTATCGGATTGTGGCCGACTTGCGGTTAATCCGCATGGGGTGACCGCTGAGGACAACGCGCTTCAGCACAATGCGATCCGGATTGCAGGAAAGCAGGCGGCCACGGGCCACCAGCGCCAGTGTAGAGTCGGGATTCACCTTGAAGGCCAGCACGGCTGCCGGCGGGAACTGGATGGGGGCGTAGAACGTGGCGCAGACGGTCTCGTACGGACGGAAGTAGCGTTCAAACTGGATAAAGAtactttattaatattgaCTTAGTTGAGAATCAAGGTAAATATCATACCTTGTGCTTGTCTCCATTAGTGTGCTGGCTGTAAATTGGATTCACCACAAAGCGGCGGTAGCCGCACTGGATAATCAGCTGCTCCTTGGACTTGAGCGGCACCTCTGAGTCGGGCATCCGCTGCAGGACGACGTTCATGATGCACATTTGGTGCTCATGGGGCAGCATTCCGTAGACAATAATGTTGTCCGTGAGCTGGCCGGACTTGAAGGCGTTCCAACGGCTTTCGGGCACATTGATCACATGGAGAGTGATGTAAAGGCCAGGCtagaaatatttaagaacTGGATAGTATGACTTCTCAAACCAAAGTTGTGAAGAACCCTTACCAGTACACCCTCAAACTCCTTGGCTTCGTTCAGAATCCTCCGCTTGGTGCGGTCAAAGTTCTGGAACTGATAGATGCGCGCATAGTCAGCGGGCAGATTCTCCTTCGCATCCCAGGGCGAAGTCCTGAAGGACTCCAAGCCACGATACTTCTGGAACCTCTCGTGGGCAGGCACATCCAAGGGAGTGTCAATCTCATCAGGCCAGAGCTGATCCGTGCGAGCCTGCTGCAGCTTCTTAAGGGTCTCCCGCTCCTCCTGGAAGTCCATCTGCTGATCGTACTTCTCGTCGTTGACGGCAGCTTCCGAAGTCACGGAAACACTGTCCTGAAACTCCTCTGTGTCCGAGTCTCGCTTCTCGTACTCATCCTCGAAGGATTTGTTGTCGCACGACATGAAGTCCTCATCATCCtcctcatcgtcatcatcatcatcgtcgctcATGTCTTCGTCTTCCTTGCTGTCCGGGTCTTCCACTTCCTCGACATCGGGTATCCAGGCGGCCTGGTACTCGCTGTAGCCCTTGGGCACACGCTTCACCAGCTTCATCTTTTTGGTCTCCTGCTGCGCGGCGGCGATCTCCTCCTCGGTGGGCCACGTCTGCTCCGCGTCCATGGGATCGGGTATGTTCTCGCTTTGCAGGGAAGTGCGCTTCGCGGGATCACTGCGGTCCAGAAGACGCACCTCGGCATTCTCGCCATCACGCGACTTGTCCAGTTTGTACGGATCTGGCGGAGCCACCACCTGACTCAACTGGAAGTCACCCAGGCCGGGAATGTGCACCAAGCCATTAACATTGAGAGATTGACCACGAAGGAAGCCAGTGACTTCTAAGGTGCCCATGTCGTCACTGGGATCGGAACTTGGTTTGAACTCCACCACATCGCCGAAGAGATGCGGACGATTGGCCACGTTGTGCAGAATGCGCTTCTTCTGGCCGCCAATGCGCCGCATCACATTCAAGCCCTCGCTGGCAGTGTCCAATTGCATGATCTTCTCCTCGGGCAGCAGCTTGGAGATGATCTTCTGGGCAGCCTGCTTGGCAGCGGGTCGTCGCTTGGGATTGATCGACTCCAGATCCATGAGGGCCACCACGGGAGTGGGTATTCCCTGGGCGGACATCATGTTAAAGATCCTCTGGCCCCAGCGATCGAAGATCTCGTCATCTCCAAATGCGGCGGAGGTCAGGAGCAGGGTGGTATCGCACACCTTGAGGTAATCCAGGGCGATCAGCTCATTTCCACGACCCACAGGCGGGGTGACAAAGGCGAAGCGCTGCTTGAATCGCGGGAGATTCATGTAAACAATGCCACTGGGCGAGTTCTCCACCACTAGTTCGCTGTCGCAGCTCTGGAGGATGGCCAGCGCGGACTTGGGGTCGATCTGCTCGTGCATGGGCAGCAGGCAGACGAGGAAGGGAGCGGTGTTCTGACCACCCAGTTTCCTCTTCTGCTCCAGCACCTCCTCCCTTTTGTTCTTCCGCAGCTGGTTCATCTGGTTGCGACGCTGCTCcttgcgctgctgctgcttgtgcTTGTGGGAGATGGCCTTGAGACCAATCTTTCCTGCGGGAAAGAACCACCAGGTGGATTAGATGACTTCAGGAGACCAAAATCTTGAAGAGATTTGCACTTACCCTTCTGGGCATTGTCGATGGCTCCCTTGGAGCGATGACGGCCCGTTTTGTGGGCCTTGTTCGTTTGCTTCAGCGGCCCGGGCCGATGAAACGCATGATCCGCCATGATTGCAGGTGATTTATTGAAGAAATTCCAACCAATTTACGCTGTTTTGTTTCTTCGACAACCAAGAGCACATGTTCTAGCGACAGAGATGTTCGATTATTTCTTAGCTATAATTATCGATTACATACCACAGACACACTCCCGCAATATCGTGTGCAGCCACCCAGAACTAGCGAATACACCAACCTAACAATATAGGCGCCAAATTTTGAAATGAATTGTACAATGTA
This window of the Drosophila biarmipes strain raj3 chromosome 3L, RU_DBia_V1.1, whole genome shotgun sequence genome carries:
- the LOC108028455 gene encoding TBC1 domain family member 9 isoform X1, giving the protein MWIQPKELLLPSAFWIAEMHSRYFVLQKRRGHGESRGFGSMLVGTYDSVMNTKPAPYRILHQTPSSEVSYEIAIGITQDEIVKDWEWLQANLFKVLDEMENEDEVTNFTICKIQSLYTQNNQDDSGESADFKVMKSKFRQIFKMPEEERLVNSYSATYVKNKIPRQGQLYISLNHVCFYSYMLGQEIKRIIRFAELEDISRNANTIYLKTTNNMTYNFTMLFNASEAHQLIEQLNKMAIQQLIHDPDSPVVDHDTSNFARLGAKTSKKPVLLRDLTARQKSEEFRIYFRLPQSEIIDGKIKANIWTPYSKRFNSGFIYLSPNFFCFRSDVKDLVSVVIPMKTIKSVEKKDDGQQRFENQIVIITSENVPFMFAHIVDRDVLISKITDLLARIHVPVSRERAKYDISWSKQTALMNTFKTQFSSEIIQKQEEKMVRWEAHFRDFGRGIGMFRTTDVINLIVEGIPDKLRQEIWLIFSGAIHDKEMNPGLYEDLVEKAACIKNCFAHDEIDRDLPRSLPEHPAFQSTDGIGALRRVLQAYALRNPQVGYCQAMNIVSSVFLLFCDEENAFWMLASLCENLLPDYYKDKVVGAQIDQGVLNELVETHLADLHGHLEQLGVIKMISISWFLTIFMSVISYESSLHILDCFFYEGAKIIFMISLQIIEWNRDKLLQCQDDGEAMLVLQNYLEGIYNPEYQVPPTTDKRKQERKVQTQTVQTLIHEAYTKFGEEITQQRIEELRNKHRRLTMRQFDIDNEKTIVKAYVQNPYFSRSELHMLLTIIREEKHALKSLQQQQQKVQCPLSEMPQLVPQSPNRAIHDAGTSGSRYEAYSVNYEVFHTLFTELTPWRKCVSVDIGEKLFRLTDKRGTGFLDFGQLINALGLVCSNKNMEKLKLLFVLHLPPLLSKAEIERSRRPRPRTKDDAEEAFEAEDFFDNDASESMEALPSPSDHNFDADDFALISATQHLHNLAGISGNTFMDLSRTPNLSLNSNTSSLAQPSSTFYVDLPALQGTAPSTDAGRDEDGLQRELRQQGRYESIDTFSDISDLGAARMTPPGAGADAAAGAASAAAADHMLLNVETISNFSQISDLVAATRLERADSNATDSRSLGSLGYLLDQPDEGASSSQHSIPHMRKENFQLLWRSIIEIMGLVQDEEMQRAYENLLELGNSNIKKEPSLESFTQLNMGGDEQPDSNGNPTTPAAEPIGTTRLFVALEEELRQASGKARTTTTSSGDSSSSSTNISESWHISISQFIATVLTVNSIVRGFQTPIQISEQIEQLQKKRRKCLSTNY
- the LOC108028456 gene encoding pre-rRNA-processing protein TSR1 homolog; translation: MADHAFHRPGPLKQTNKAHKTGRHRSKGAIDNAQKGKIGLKAISHKHKQQQRKEQRRNQMNQLRKNKREEVLEQKRKLGGQNTAPFLVCLLPMHEQIDPKSALAILQSCDSELVVENSPSGIVYMNLPRFKQRFAFVTPPVGRGNELIALDYLKVCDTTLLLTSAAFGDDEIFDRWGQRIFNMMSAQGIPTPVVALMDLESINPKRRPAAKQAAQKIISKLLPEEKIMQLDTASEGLNVMRRIGGQKKRILHNVANRPHLFGDVVEFKPSSDPSDDMGTLEVTGFLRGQSLNVNGLVHIPGLGDFQLSQVVAPPDPYKLDKSRDGENAEVRLLDRSDPAKRTSLQSENIPDPMDAEQTWPTEEEIAAAQQETKKMKLVKRVPKGYSEYQAAWIPDVEEVEDPDSKEDEDMSDDDDDDDEEDDEDFMSCDNKSFEDEYEKRDSDTEEFQDSVSVTSEAAVNDEKYDQQMDFQEERETLKKLQQARTDQLWPDEIDTPLDVPAHERFQKYRGLESFRTSPWDAKENLPADYARIYQFQNFDRTKRRILNEAKEFEGVLPGLYITLHVINVPESRWNAFKSGQLTDNIIVYGMLPHEHQMCIMNVVLQRMPDSEVPLKSKEQLIIQCGYRRFVVNPIYSQHTNGDKHKFERYFRPYETVCATFYAPIQFPPAAVLAFKVNPDSTLALVARGRLLSCNPDRIVLKRVVLSGHPMRINRKSATIRYMFFYKEDVEYFKPVKLRTKCGRLGHIKESLGTHGHMKCYFDGQLRSYDTAFMYLYKRVFPKWTYEECLVRTAEHERQHASANRRASQQVAMEE
- the LOC108028455 gene encoding TBC1 domain family member 9 isoform X2 is translated as MWIQPKELLLPSAFWIAEMHSRYFVLQKRRGHGESRGFGSMLVGTYDSVMNTKPAPYRILHQTPSSEVSYEIAIGITQDEIVKDWEWLQANLFKVLDEMENEDEVTNFTICKIQSLYTQNNQDDSGESADFKVMKSKFRQIFKMPEEERLVNSYSATYVKNKIPRQGQLYISLNHVCFYSYMLGQEIKRIIRFAELEDISRNANTIYLKTTNNMTYNFTMLFNASEAHQLIEQLNKMAIQQLIHDPDSPVVDHDTSNFARLGAKTSKKPVLLRDLTARQKSEEFRIYFRLPQSEIIDGKIKANIWTPYSKRFNSGFIYLSPNFFCFRSDVKDLVSVVIPMKTIKSVEKKDDGQQRFENQIVIITSENVPFMFAHIVDRDVLISKITDLLARIHVPVSRERAKYDISWSKQTALMNTFKTQFSSEIIQKQEEKMVRWEAHFRDFGRGIGMFRTTDVINLIVEGIPDKLRQEIWLIFSGAIHDKEMNPGLYEDLVEKAACIKNCFAHDEIDRDLPRSLPEHPAFQSTDGIGALRRVLQAYALRNPQVGYCQAMNIVSSVFLLFCDEENAFWMLASLCENLLPDYYKDKVVGAQIDQGVLNELVETHLADLHGHLEQLGVIKMISISWFLTIFMSVISYESSLHILDCFFYEGAKIIFMISLQIIEWNRDKLLQCQDDGEAMLVLQNYLEGIYNPEYQVPPTTDKRKQERKVQTQTVQTLIHEAYTKFGEEITQQRIEELRNKHRRLTMRQFDIDNEKTIVKAYVQNPYFSRSELHMLLTIIREEKHALKSLQQQQQKVQCPLSEMPQLVPQSPNRAIHDAGTSGSRYEAYSVNYEVFHTLFTELTPWRKCVSVDIGEKLFRLTDKRGTGFLDFGQLINALGLVCSNKNMEKLKLLFVLHLPPLLSKAEIERSRRPRPRTKDDAEEAFEAEDFFDNDASESMEALPSPSDHNFDADDFALISATQHLHNLAGISGNTFMDLSRTPNLSLNSNTSSLAQPSSTFYVDLPALQDLGAARMTPPGAGADAAAGAASAAAADHMLLNVETISNFSQISDLVAATRLERADSNATDSRSLGSLGYLLDQPDEGASSSQHSIPHMRKENFQLLWRSIIEIMGLVQDEEMQRAYENLLELGNSNIKKEPSLESFTQLNMGGDEQPDSNGNPTTPAAEPIGTTRLFVALEEELRQASGKARTTTTSSGDSSSSSTNISESWHISISQFIATVLTVNSIVRGFQTPIQISEQIEQLQKKRRKCLSTNY